A single region of the Lotus japonicus ecotype B-129 chromosome 4, LjGifu_v1.2 genome encodes:
- the LOC130710884 gene encoding MACPF domain-containing protein At4g24290-like, translating to MMMMNNNNNKKMKRLEAEDGIKCIGLGFDLTNDLKLKFCKADSNRLITIDDDNNLPGHVSTPNVPKSIKCDKGDRMRLGSDVLSFQQMSEQFNQELSLSGKIPTGHFNAAFDFSGGWQKDAANTKTLAFDGVSITLYSIALEKTQVGLRDHVRQAVPSSWDPAALARFIEKYGTHVIVGVKLGGTDIIYAKQQYSSPVQPVEVRKLLKDMADNNFLGQAGQHNAHDGKSNTKEKFMMDNGLDFMGIQPRSYYEAEVQDIKFMCKRKGGNLKKSMTHNDWCQTVLSQPDLIAMSFIPITSLLGGVNGSGYLTHAINLYLRYKPPIEELHQFLEFQLPRQWAPVFGELALGPERKSQNTASLQFSFLGPKLYVNTTPVDVGKKPVTGLRLYLEGKKNNCLAIHLQHLSSLPKTFQLMDEPNGNVPHSSERKYYEKVQWKSFSHVCTAPVESYDENSVVTGARFEVGESGLKKVLFLRLHFSKVAGATSLKAEWDGSPGLTQRSGIISTFISTTFSGPQKQQPPPPRPSDVNINSALYPGGPPVAAQSTKLLRFVDTTEMTRGPQDSPGYWVVSGARLYVEKGKISLKVKYSLKTVILPDEETSSY from the exons atgatgatgatgaacaacaacaacaacaagaagatGAAGCGGTTAGAAGCAGAAGATGGCATCAAGTGCATTGGTTTAGGTTTCGATCTCACCAACGATCTCAAGCTCAAATTCTGCAAAGCTGACTCCAACAGATTGATCACCATCGACGACGACAACAACCTCCCAGGTCACGTTTCCACCCCCAATGTCCCCAAATCCATCAAGTGTGATAAAGGTGACCGCATGAGATTAGGCTCTGATGTTCTCTCTTTTCAGCAG ATGTCAGAGCAGTTTAACCAGGAGCTGTCACTGTCTGGAAAGATTCCGACGGGCCATTTCAATGCTGCATTTGATTTTTCTGGAGGTTGGCAAAAGGATGCTGCAAATACCAAAACTCTTGCTTTTGATGGTGTCTCCATCACACTCTACAGCATTGCACTTGAGAAAACTCAGGTTGGTCTTCGCGATCATGTCAGACAAGCTGTTCCTTCGTCCTGGGATCCGGCTGCGTTGGCGAG gttcattgagaaatatggAACCCATGTTATAGTTGGGGTGAAATTAGGGGGGACAGATATAATTTATGCAAAGCAACAATACTCATCTCCTGTCCAACCTGTTGAAGTACGGAAATTATTGAAGGACATGGCGGACAACAACTTCTTAGGCCAGGCTGGACAGCATAACGCTCATGATGGGAAGTCTAATACCAAGGAAAAG TTTATGATGGATAATGGGCTAGATTTCATGGGCATCCAACCTCGTTCCTACTATGAAGCAGAG GTGCAGGATATCAAGTTCATGTGCAAGAGAAAAGGTGGAAATCTGAAAAAATCTATGACCCACAATGATTGGTGCCAAACTGTTTTGTCTCAGCCTGATCTGATAGCAATGTCATTCATACCAATAACATCTCTACTTGGTGGAGTTAATGGGAGTGGGTATTTAACTCATGCCATAAATCTCTATCTACGAT ATAAACCACCAATTGAAGAACTGCATCAGTTTTTGGAGTTCCAGCTTCCAAGGCAATGGGCCCCTGTATTTGGTGAGCTTGCCCTTGGTCCTGAAAGGAAGTCACAAAATACTGCATCGTTACAATTCAGTTTCTTGGGTCCTAAACTCTATGTAAACACAACCCCG GTTGATGTAGGAAAGAAGCCCGTAACAGGCCTTCGATTGTATttggaaggaaagaaaaacaaCTGCTTGGCAATCCACTTACAACACCTTTCCTCCCTGCCCAAGACATTCCAACTTATGGATGAGCCTAATGGGAATGTGCCTCACTCTTCTGAACGCAAATACTATGAAAAGGTCCAGTGGAAGAGTTTTTCTCATGTGTGTACAGCTCCTGTTGAATCTTACGATGAAAACTCTGTTGTGACCGGAGCTCGCTTCGAAGTTGGAGAATCTGGTCTGAAGAAAGTTCTGTTCCTAAGACTTCATTTCTCTAAAGTTGCGGGCGCAACGTCTTTGAAGGCAGAGTGGGATGGTTCACCTGGCTTGACCCAGAGATCCGGAATAATCTCAACTTTTATCAGCACTACCTTCTCAGGTCCCCAAAAACAACAACCGCCACCACCACGACCATCAGATGTGAACATCAACTCGGCTTTGTACCCTGGGGGGCCTCCTGTGGCGGCTCAGTCAACTAAACTCCTGAGGTTTGTTGACACAACAGAAATGACCAGAGGACCACAAGACTCACCTGGCTACTGGGTTGTGTCTGGGGCAAGGCTTTATGTGGAGAAGGGTAAAATATCACTCAAAGTAAAATACTCTCTTAAAACCGTGATTTTACCTGATGAAGAAACGTCAAgttattga